Sequence from the Pedobacter sp. D749 genome:
TCGGTATTATATCGATTTAGCGATTTGCTTACTAACATACCATTTCTATCTTTGTAACCGTTATCTTTGCACGGATACAGCTATAAGTTTAAAGATTGTGATTTTTTCATGATTGGAATAATAAAACTGTACCCATATTTGTCCCCTTTTTGGAATATGATGTGTAAAAACATCAATAGACACTATTTGAAGGTAGAATATAATTTTTAATTTTAAACGCTTAATTTTACCCGAATGGATATCTTATCATACCTGTTAGAACTTTTGCAGCAACGCAAAGAAGTTGGTATTACCGGCTTGGGCACCTTTTATAAAAAAAAATACCCGGGAAGATACGATAAGGAAAAACAAACGTTTTTACCTCCTGGATATACCCTGCAGTTTACTACTGATTTAACTGAAGAAGCAGCCTTAGCTGATTTTATTGCTGCTAAAAGAAATATCTCCAATGATACTGCCGAATACTATATCGAACAGTTTGTTGAAGAAGTAAATCAAAAATTAGAATTAAACCACGAAGCCGAACTTGAAAATACTGGCCGCTTATTTTTTACTGAACAAGGAATAAGTTTCGAACCGGTGAAAAACATGAACTATGGTTCTGAATTTTATGGACTTCCATCATTGGCAGAAACCGTAATTGAGGAAACAAAACCTGGTTTACCTCAACAAGAGGAAGAAGTTTTCGACGAAATTGCCGAAGCACCCGTTGCCCCTTCTCCTTTCGAAAACAAGTCTTATCAGCCTCCTGTTATTGAGAATATCGAACTTGATGAAGTTAAAGATGATCTTAAAAATACTTTAAAACATTCGGAAGAGGTTGTTGAAGCACCAGAATTTATAAAGGGACAACACGAAGAGCATCCAAACCGTTTTGGCCATACACCAGAATCGGAAGTAGAAAATACTGCTGCTGAACAACATGCGATAGAAACACCTGAATCTGCCGAAACACAAGAGGAAGTAGCAAATACTATAGAAGAAGTAGCAATACCAGAATCGGTTGTAATACAACACGAAGAACATCCTAACCGTTTTGGCCATACGCCAGAATCGGAGGTAGAAAATATTGCTGCTGAACATCATGCAATAGAAACACCTGTATCTGCTGAAACGCAAGAGGAAGTAGCAAATACTATTGAAGAAGTAGCAATACCAGAATCGGTTGTAACACAACACGAAGAAAACCCTAACCGTTTTGGCCATACACCAGAATCGGAGGTAGAAAATACTACTGCTGAACAAGATGCGATAGAAACACCAGAGCATGACGATACGCAAGAGGAAGTAAAGGCTACAGAAAATACTTCGGTGTTTATAGAAACAAAACCAGTTGAATTACCAGAAAAAGTTATCCAGGAAAGCGAACGTCCAAGCCGCTTCTCGCTTAGATCAGAACCGGAGGAACCAAAAACATACATCAATTTAGAAGACGAGGCTAAAAATGAAGAACCTGTAATTGAGGCTCCGGCGTTTATAAAAGAGCAACATGCAGAGCATCCTAACCGTTTTGGCCATGACCCAATTGAACATGGAAACGAAGCGCGCCAAGGTATGTCTACCTGGTTGATGATTACAATTGCAGTTTTAGCTTTAGCTGTTATTGCAGCGATAACCTTTTTGGTTAAGCCCGAATTATTTACAGGCAAAAGTACTGAAGCAATAAAACCAGCACAAGTAATTGTCGATTCGCCAAAGGTTGCTGTTGATACCTTAAAAGCAAAACAAGATTCAATAGCCAAAACAGATAGCATTTTAAAAGCCAATCAGGTTCAGAAAAAAACCGATACGGTTAAAAAAACAGCATCAAAACCTGTAGCCAACCCTACTGTAGAAACACCAAAAGAAAATAAAATTGTACCAAACACTGGTCCTTCTACGTTTTATGTTATTGCAGCGTCCTTTCAATCCGAGAAAAAAGCACTTGTATTTATTAAGCAAATGGAAAAAATCGGTTTAAGTGCCGAAATCGCAAAAGTACCTGGTCGTTTAAAAAAGGTAAGCATAGCGAGTTTTACAACTGAAAAAGAAGCTAAAGAACAGAAAGATATTTTACAGAAAAAACTAAAAGGAAAAGGCTATTTCGTACAACAAAAATCTAACAACACACAACCATAATGATAACTTTATTAATTCAGGACACCACACAAGCATTACAAGACACAGCAAATGCGGTTAACCAAGCAGTAACACAGCCACAGCCAGAACTACATTTTATCGATCTGCTTTTTAAAGGCGGTTGGGTAATGATCCCCTTGGTTTTTCTTGCTTTTTTAGCCTTGATTATTTTTGTTGAACGCTATTTAACCATCAAAAAAGCCACTAAAGATGAGGCTAACCTCATTGTACAGATCAGGTCTTATATCCAATCTGGAAATTTAGAAGGCGCAATGTCGCTGTTAAGAAATAATAACTCTCCCCTTTCGCGGATGTTGCAAAAAGGTTTAAAACGCATTGGTCGCCCAATTAAAGATATTGAAGGCGCGATTGAAAACGTTGGTAAATTAGAGGTTTCTAAATTAGAGAAGAACATCAGTATATTGGGTATTGTTGCAGGTATTGCACCTATGCTTGGTTTCGTAGGTACAATTGTGGGGGTAATTACCATTTTCCACCAAGTATCAATAAAAGGTGCGATTGAAATCGGTACTATCTCTGGTGGTTTATATACCAAAATGATTACATCAGCAACCGGATTAATTATTGGTATCATCGCTTATGTACTGTACCACATTTTAAACATTATGGTTGAAAAAATCATTCTTAAAATGGAAACCGATGCAATTGATTTTATTGATTTATTAGAAGAACCAGGCAAATAATGAACTTACGCAAAAGAACAAAAGGATCGGTAGAAGTACATACTTCAGCGTTGAACGATATTATGTTCTTCCTGATGCTGTTTTTCTTACTGGCCTCTGCCGTGGTTAATCCTACAGTAGTTAAACTATTGTTACCACAATCTTCAAGCGGACAGCAATCTACCGCCAAGAAAGCAGTTACGGTTACAATAGATGAAAACCTTAAATATTTCGTTGAAAAGAAACCGGTTAGTATTGAAGAATTAGAGCCTACGTTGGCATCATACCAAAAATTAGCACCAGATATGACCATTCTTTTATATGTATCGCGCAATGTGACATATCAGGAAGGATTTGTGGTAAATGACATTGCCAATAAACTGAAATTAAAACTTGTTGTAGCCGTTGAGCCTAAAAAATAATGAACTACAAAGCACAAATACCTAACGAAGAAAATAATTACCCTAAAGCCATTGCCATAGCAAGCGGAATTATGGGTTTTTTATTATTGATCAGCTTTTTTATAGTGATTGGTTCTTTCCAGCCACCTGAAGAAGTGGGTATGGGCGGTATGGTTGTAAATTACGGTACTTCAGCAGAAGGAATGGGTGATGATTATACCAGCATTGAAGAGCCATCGGCTGATCCAAATGCAAATGGCAAGCCACCAGAAAAGGTAACACCAGAAGAAAAAGTTACACCAACTACCTCTACCGAAAGTAGCGATAAAGAAGTGCAGACACAAAATACTGAAGATGCTATTGCCGTAAATACTAAACCAACAAAACCAACTAAAGCAGCACCAACTCCGGTAACTGAAGACAAGCCGGCCAAACCGGTAATTAACCAGAATGCACTTTACAAAGGCAAAAAAAATACTGGTCAGGGGCAAGGAGACGGCACCGGAAAAACACCAGGTAACCAGGGCGATAAAGATGGCGATCCATTGGCTTCTAATTATGGAGAAGGTGGTTCCGGAAATGGTAATGTACAGTTATCATTGGCCAGCAGAAAATTTATCGATATCCCAAGGATACAGGATGATGGGCAAAGTGCAGGAAAAATTGCCGTTCAAATCCGGGTTGATAAAAATGGTAAAGTGGTTCAGGCCCGTGCGGGTGCAAAAGGCACTACCCTATCTGATTTAGCACTCTGGAGAAAATGTGAACAGGCTGTTTTAGGTGCGAGTTTAAATAAACTGGAATCAGCTCCCGATGTACAAACCGGAATTGTGATGTTTAACTTCAAAGTGAAATAAAAAATAAATTAAATAACCAAGGTCTGTGTCTTCACAGACCTTTTTTGTTAATATAAATATTTCCCTTGCCATGGTCTGTGTCTTCACAGAACACCACCTAGACTTCAGAAGTTCTCCCTCCCCCAAATCCCAAATTTCAAAACTTCGGAAGTCAATCTCATTTGAACTTCAAACGCCAATCCATTATATTTGACGCAAATTATGAACTACCAACAAACGCTTGAATTTTTATACAGTAAACTCCCGATGTTTACCCGCGTTGGTGCCTCTGCTTTCAAAAAAGATTTAACCAATACCATTATTCTTTGTGAGGCTTTGGATAATCCGCAAGATAAATTTAAGAGTGTCCATGTAGCGGGCACTAACGGTAAAGGATCTACATCACACATGTTAGCATCAGTATTGCAGGCACAGGGATACAAAACGGGGCTTTACACCTCTCCCCATTTAAAAGATTTCCGCGAACGCATTCGCATCAACGGAAAAATGATGAGCAAAACGGAAGTGGTATCGTTCGTAAAAGATCAACAAAAATTGATCGAAAAAACTGAGCCTTCTTTTTTCGAGGTCACCGTTGCCATGGCATTCGATCATTTTGCCAAACATCAGGTAGATGTAGCTGTAATCGAAGTGGGTTTAGGCGGAAGGTTAGATTCTACCAATATCATTACACCACAAATTTCGGTCATCACCAACATCAGCCTCGATCATATGAATATGCTGGGCAATACCCTGTCCGAAATTGCAGGTGAAAAAGCAGGCATCATTAAAAAGAATATTCCGGTAATAATTGGCGAAACCCAGGAAGAATCGGCACCGGTTTTTATCAAAAAAGCCAAAGCTGAGGGCGCTCCTATTGTTTTCGCTGATCAAGTGTTAACTGCCCAGGATTTTAAAATAAAAAACAGTAAACTTTCTTTATCCGTTTATCAGGATGGTAAAATCAAATACAAAGATCTTCAAAGCGACCTTACCGGTGTTTATCAGCATAAAAACATCCTAACCGTTTTAGAAACTCTGGCAGTACTGAACGAGAAAACTGAAATAAAAACCGATCAGGAAAGTATTTATAAAGGAATAAGCCAGGTAAAAAAACAAACCGGTTTGCAGGGCCGTTGGCAAACTTTATCTAAAAATCCTTTAGTCATCTGCGATACCGGCCATAACGAAGCGGGAATTAAGGAGGTAATCAAAAACATTACACAAACTCCATATCAAAACCTGCACATTGTTTTTGGTATGGTAAACGATAAGGATATTTCGAAAGTGTTGTCTCTTATGCCAAAAAATGCCATTTATTATTTTTGCAAACCTGATTTAGAACGTGGTTTAGTTGCTAACGCACTAAAAGAACAGGCGGCAGCATTTAACTTAAACGGATACATTTATGCATCAGTTGCCGAAGCAAAAGCAACTGCTATTCAGGCAGCCGGCACAAATGACCTTATTTTTATAGGTGGAAGTACATTTGTAGTGGCCGAAGCGATATAAAATCTTTACATAAACTTCAAATTAGCTTTATCTAAATTGATTACTTTAGCCATTTAACTAAAACACAATGAATAAAATATCCCGTTTAATCTTTACCATTTCTATTTTTTCGATCTCACTTTCCTCAGCTCAAACCAAAAAACCTACCGCAGTACCTTCAAAAGCATTTCCAGCTGAGGTTGCACGCCCTAAATTGGTGGTTGGCTTAGTGGTCGACCAAATGCGTTGGGATTATTTATACCGCTACTATAACCGCTATAGCAATGGCGGATTTAAAAGATTAATCAACGAGGGTTTTTCTGTGGAAAATACCTTCATCCCTTATACACCTACTTATACGGCATGTGGCCATACTTGTATTTACACGGGGTCGGTTCCGGCTGTTCATGGTATTATCGGTAACGATTGGTACGATCCTGAAACCAAAAAGAGTGTGTATTGTACCGAAGACTCTACAGTATCAACGGTTGGCAGTACACCCTCTTCAGAAGGTAATATGTCACCGAAAAACATGCTTACCACTACCATTACCGATGAGTTGAGATTAGCCACGAACTTTAAAGGTAAAGTAATCGGTATTTCATTAAAGGATAGAGGTTCGATCCTTCCAGCCGGCCACGCGGCAAATGCAGCATATTGGTACCAGGGCAGTACCGGAAACTGGATTACCAGCACCTATTATATGAAAGAAGTGCCCACCTGGATTGCCGATTATAATAAACTGAAACTAGCGAACAAGTTTTATGCAAAAAACTGGGAAACTTTATACCCCATCAATACCTATGTAAACAGTACCAAAGATGAGAATGCTTACGAAGGTAAATCAAGCACATTTCCTCACCAATTAACACAAAACGTTGATAAAAATTTCGATGCCATCAGAAGCACCCCTTATGGCAATACTATTACTTTAGATCTGGCCAAATTAGCCATCCTATCAGAAGATTTAGGTCAGGATAATATTACCGATTTCCTGGCGGTTAGCTGCTCATCTACCGATTATGTTGGTCATGCCTATGGTCCGAACTCTGTAGAAGCAGAAGATACTTATTTACGTTTAGACAAAGATTTCGAAGAGTTTTTCAATTATCTGGATAAAAAAGTAGGTAAAGGAAATTATACCGTATTTTTAACTGCTGATCATGGAGCTGCGCATGTACCAGGTTTTATGCAGGAGAACAAATTACCTTCAGGCGTAGTGAGTGACCGTGATATCGCAGACAAATTAAATGCTTACTTAAATGATAAATTTAAAGTAAATAATGTGGTTTTAAGATCGATGAACAACCAGATCATTTTCGATCATGATAAAACCGACAAAGGTGATGTGAGTTTCGATGTAATTAAATCAGCATCAGTAGAATTCTTAAAAAGGTTAGATGGTTTCCAGAATGCAGTTGATATTGCTAAAATATCACAGGCTACAATTCAGGAAATCCAGAAAAAAATGATTACCAACGGATACAATGCACGTAGAAGTGGTGATATCTATTATGTTTTACAACCAAACTGGTTTAACGGTAGCAGTACAGGTACAACCCATGGAAACTGGAACCCATACGATTCACACATTCCATTGGTTTTTATGGGCTGGGGAATCAAATCAGGCGCTTCTAATAAAACACATTACATGACCGATATTGCACCAACGCTGGCTGCGCTGCTCCATATTCAGATGCCAAATGGTAATGTTGGAGAACCAATCACAGAGATTACAAACAAATAATTTAAGGAAACTATGCTCACCAGCATAGTTTTTTTGTTTTATAGATATTTAGAATGATAGCTTACCACTAACATGAACTTAGTCGACTTAGGTGGTAGAAAAACGGAAACAACTAATTATTCTCAACCAACTTAGTCACCTTAGCACACCTAAGATTATATACACTGATTTCGCATTGAGCTTATATGGTCTCAAATGTCTTATATGGTAAAAAATAAACTATATTTTATCTTAACATCATGTCAACATACACCGCTACCAAACTTACCCCCATGCTCGAATCGCATGATATGCAAGAAACGCTAAAATTCTATACCGAAATTTTAAATTTCACCTGCGCATCAAAATTCGAAGACCTGAGTTGGTTAACCCTCCGCAAAGATGAGATAGAAATCATGTTCTGTAGCCCTAATGAGCATCGCAATATTCCTAAATCCATCATGAGTGGTTCACTTTACATCAAAACTAACGAGGTGACTGCACTATGGGAAAGTTTAAAAGATCATTGCAAAATTTGTTATCCGCTCGAAGATTTTGACTACGGAATGAGGGAGTTTGCTATTTACGACAATAACGGTTATTTACTGCAGTTCGGACAAAATTTGTAACTGAACCAAAAGCCATAACGGTATAGGGTATTCGTGCTTTAAGCTGCTTAATTTAGTACATTTGCATACCAAATATATTTGGAAACAAGGATTGGTTACCAGAGCATATCCATCCTTTAAATCCTGTAGTATGCAACAAGTAGAAATCTATAAGCCTAAAAATAAAATCCGTTTTGTAACCGCTGCATCCCTTTTCGACGGACACGATGCTACCATCAACATTATGCGCCGTATCCTTCAATCTTCAGGTGCCGAAGTGATTCACCTTGGCCATAACCGATCGGTTGATGAAGTGGTAAACTGTGCCATTCAGGAAGATGTTCAGGGTATTGCAATGACTTCTTATCAGGGCGGACACATCGAATATTTTAAATACATGCACGATCTTCTGCAAGAAAGAGGTTCGGAACATATTAAAATATTTGCGGGTGGTGGCGGCGTAATACTACCCTCAGAAATTGAAGAACTCCAGGCTTACGGAATTTCTAAAATCTACTCTCCGGATGATGGCCGTAAAATGGGTCTACAGGGCATGATCAATGATATGCTGATCCAAACCGATTTCGTTACCAAAGCCAATATCACTAACGAGCTCGAAACCATTCCAACAAAAGATATCAAAGCCATTGCTGGGGCTATTACGGTTGCAGAAAATGATCCCGAAGGTGCTCAGAAATTTGTTGATGAATTAAAAAAACTCTCCAAAAATAACACTGCGCCTATTTTAGGCATTACCGGAACTGGCGGTGCCGGAAAATCGTCTTTAGTAGATGAGCTGGTTCGGCGTTTTTTGGTAGAAGTGAAAGATAAAACTTTAGCGATCATATCAGTAGATCCATCAAAAAGAAAAACAGGCGGGGCGTTGCTTGGCGACCGTATCCGTATGAATGCCATCAATAATCCACGGGTGTACATGCGCTCTTTAGCCACCCGTCAGGCTAACCTTGCTTTATCTAAAAATGTACAGGAAAGTATCGATATCTGTAAAGCGGCAGGTTATGATTTAATTATTGTAGAAACTTCGGGCATTGGCCAATCGGATACTGAAATCACTGAACATTGCGATGTTTCACTTTATGTAATGACTCCCGAATTTGGTGCAGCTACGCAGTTAGAAAAAATTGACATGTTGGACTTCGCCGATTTGGTAGCCATTAATAAATTCGATAAAAGAGGCGCTTTAGATGCCTTACGTGATGTACGCAAGCAATACAAACGTAACCATAATATTTTCGAGGCCAAAGATGACGAAATCCCTGTTTACGGCACCATGGCATCACAATTTAATGATCCGGGCATGAACAACCTGTTTGTGGCCTTAATGGAACAGATTAAATTAAAAACCGGAACCGATTTTAAGGCCAAAATGGAATTAACTTCTGATCAATCAGAGAAGATTTATATTATTCCACCCGATCGCATCCGCTACCTGGCAGAAATTGCCGAAGCAAGCCAGACATATAACGAATGGGTAGATAAGCAGTCTACTATTGCCCGTAAAATGTACCAGCTTAAAGGTGTAATCGATTTATTAAGCGAGAATAATTCCCCTCTTCCAGAGGGGTGTCCGCAGGACGGGGTGTCAAAAAGCCTAAATGCAACCTATGAATTCTTTGAAGAGCAATTAGATGGCGAATGCAAACGTTTACTTCGCCAATGGCCAGAAACCAAAAGAGCTCACAAAGAAGAGTTTTTCATTTATAAAGTCCGCGATAAAGAAATTAAACAACCTTTATTTTACGAATCACTTTCCAAATTGAATATCCCAAAAGTAGCCTTACCAAGGTATGAAGATTGGGGTGATATTTTAAGGTGGCTGTTAACCGAAAATCTTCCAGGCGAATTTCCTTATGCGGCAGGCGTATTTCCTTTAAAAAGAGATGGTGAAGACCCAACCAGGATGTTTGCCGGAGAAGGTGGGCCCGAACGGACCAATAAACGTTTTCATTATGTTTCTCTAGGTCAGCCGGCGCACCGCTTATCTACAGCTTTTGATTCTGTTACCCTTTATGGCGAAGATCCACATATCCGCCCCGATATTTATGGGAAAATCGGAAACTCGGGTGTAAGTATTGCTACTTTGGATGATACAAAAAAATTATACTCAGGTTTTGACCTTTGTGCACCATCCACTTCAGTATCTATGACTATCAATGGCCCCGCACCAATGTTATTGGGCTTTTTCATGAATGCCGCAATTGATCAGCAATGCGAAAAATACATTATTGAAAATGGTTTAACAGAAGAAGTTGAGGCTAAAATCGCTTCAATTTACAAAGCAAAAAATATAGAAAGGCCATCATACAATGGTGTACTTCCGGAAGGAAACAACGGCTTAGGTTTAATGCTTTTAGGTGTTACGGGTGACCAGGTTTTACCTGCCGATGTTTATGCCTGCATAAGGGCAAAAGCCATCAGTTCAGTTAGAGGAACCGTTCAGGCCGATATTTTAAAAGAAGACCAGGCACAGAATACCTGTATATTTTCTACAGAATTTGCCTTAAGGATGATGGGTGATATCCAGAAATACTTCATCGATGAAAAAGTGAGGAACTTTTATTCGGTTTCCATTTCCGGCTATCACATCGCCGAAGCTGGCGCTAATCCAATTTCACAACTTGCCTTTACCCTAAGCAATGGATTTACCTTTGTAGAATATTAT
This genomic interval carries:
- a CDS encoding SPOR domain-containing protein, whose translation is MDILSYLLELLQQRKEVGITGLGTFYKKKYPGRYDKEKQTFLPPGYTLQFTTDLTEEAALADFIAAKRNISNDTAEYYIEQFVEEVNQKLELNHEAELENTGRLFFTEQGISFEPVKNMNYGSEFYGLPSLAETVIEETKPGLPQQEEEVFDEIAEAPVAPSPFENKSYQPPVIENIELDEVKDDLKNTLKHSEEVVEAPEFIKGQHEEHPNRFGHTPESEVENTAAEQHAIETPESAETQEEVANTIEEVAIPESVVIQHEEHPNRFGHTPESEVENIAAEHHAIETPVSAETQEEVANTIEEVAIPESVVTQHEENPNRFGHTPESEVENTTAEQDAIETPEHDDTQEEVKATENTSVFIETKPVELPEKVIQESERPSRFSLRSEPEEPKTYINLEDEAKNEEPVIEAPAFIKEQHAEHPNRFGHDPIEHGNEARQGMSTWLMITIAVLALAVIAAITFLVKPELFTGKSTEAIKPAQVIVDSPKVAVDTLKAKQDSIAKTDSILKANQVQKKTDTVKKTASKPVANPTVETPKENKIVPNTGPSTFYVIAASFQSEKKALVFIKQMEKIGLSAEIAKVPGRLKKVSIASFTTEKEAKEQKDILQKKLKGKGYFVQQKSNNTQP
- a CDS encoding MotA/TolQ/ExbB proton channel family protein, with translation MITLLIQDTTQALQDTANAVNQAVTQPQPELHFIDLLFKGGWVMIPLVFLAFLALIIFVERYLTIKKATKDEANLIVQIRSYIQSGNLEGAMSLLRNNNSPLSRMLQKGLKRIGRPIKDIEGAIENVGKLEVSKLEKNISILGIVAGIAPMLGFVGTIVGVITIFHQVSIKGAIEIGTISGGLYTKMITSATGLIIGIIAYVLYHILNIMVEKIILKMETDAIDFIDLLEEPGK
- a CDS encoding biopolymer transporter ExbD — encoded protein: MNLRKRTKGSVEVHTSALNDIMFFLMLFFLLASAVVNPTVVKLLLPQSSSGQQSTAKKAVTVTIDENLKYFVEKKPVSIEELEPTLASYQKLAPDMTILLYVSRNVTYQEGFVVNDIANKLKLKLVVAVEPKK
- a CDS encoding energy transducer TonB; this encodes MNYKAQIPNEENNYPKAIAIASGIMGFLLLISFFIVIGSFQPPEEVGMGGMVVNYGTSAEGMGDDYTSIEEPSADPNANGKPPEKVTPEEKVTPTTSTESSDKEVQTQNTEDAIAVNTKPTKPTKAAPTPVTEDKPAKPVINQNALYKGKKNTGQGQGDGTGKTPGNQGDKDGDPLASNYGEGGSGNGNVQLSLASRKFIDIPRIQDDGQSAGKIAVQIRVDKNGKVVQARAGAKGTTLSDLALWRKCEQAVLGASLNKLESAPDVQTGIVMFNFKVK
- a CDS encoding folylpolyglutamate synthase/dihydrofolate synthase family protein; translation: MNYQQTLEFLYSKLPMFTRVGASAFKKDLTNTIILCEALDNPQDKFKSVHVAGTNGKGSTSHMLASVLQAQGYKTGLYTSPHLKDFRERIRINGKMMSKTEVVSFVKDQQKLIEKTEPSFFEVTVAMAFDHFAKHQVDVAVIEVGLGGRLDSTNIITPQISVITNISLDHMNMLGNTLSEIAGEKAGIIKKNIPVIIGETQEESAPVFIKKAKAEGAPIVFADQVLTAQDFKIKNSKLSLSVYQDGKIKYKDLQSDLTGVYQHKNILTVLETLAVLNEKTEIKTDQESIYKGISQVKKQTGLQGRWQTLSKNPLVICDTGHNEAGIKEVIKNITQTPYQNLHIVFGMVNDKDISKVLSLMPKNAIYYFCKPDLERGLVANALKEQAAAFNLNGYIYASVAEAKATAIQAAGTNDLIFIGGSTFVVAEAI
- the pafA gene encoding alkaline phosphatase PafA, with the protein product MNKISRLIFTISIFSISLSSAQTKKPTAVPSKAFPAEVARPKLVVGLVVDQMRWDYLYRYYNRYSNGGFKRLINEGFSVENTFIPYTPTYTACGHTCIYTGSVPAVHGIIGNDWYDPETKKSVYCTEDSTVSTVGSTPSSEGNMSPKNMLTTTITDELRLATNFKGKVIGISLKDRGSILPAGHAANAAYWYQGSTGNWITSTYYMKEVPTWIADYNKLKLANKFYAKNWETLYPINTYVNSTKDENAYEGKSSTFPHQLTQNVDKNFDAIRSTPYGNTITLDLAKLAILSEDLGQDNITDFLAVSCSSTDYVGHAYGPNSVEAEDTYLRLDKDFEEFFNYLDKKVGKGNYTVFLTADHGAAHVPGFMQENKLPSGVVSDRDIADKLNAYLNDKFKVNNVVLRSMNNQIIFDHDKTDKGDVSFDVIKSASVEFLKRLDGFQNAVDIAKISQATIQEIQKKMITNGYNARRSGDIYYVLQPNWFNGSSTGTTHGNWNPYDSHIPLVFMGWGIKSGASNKTHYMTDIAPTLAALLHIQMPNGNVGEPITEITNK
- a CDS encoding VOC family protein, which codes for MSTYTATKLTPMLESHDMQETLKFYTEILNFTCASKFEDLSWLTLRKDEIEIMFCSPNEHRNIPKSIMSGSLYIKTNEVTALWESLKDHCKICYPLEDFDYGMREFAIYDNNGYLLQFGQNL
- a CDS encoding methylmalonyl-CoA mutase family protein; the encoded protein is MQQVEIYKPKNKIRFVTAASLFDGHDATINIMRRILQSSGAEVIHLGHNRSVDEVVNCAIQEDVQGIAMTSYQGGHIEYFKYMHDLLQERGSEHIKIFAGGGGVILPSEIEELQAYGISKIYSPDDGRKMGLQGMINDMLIQTDFVTKANITNELETIPTKDIKAIAGAITVAENDPEGAQKFVDELKKLSKNNTAPILGITGTGGAGKSSLVDELVRRFLVEVKDKTLAIISVDPSKRKTGGALLGDRIRMNAINNPRVYMRSLATRQANLALSKNVQESIDICKAAGYDLIIVETSGIGQSDTEITEHCDVSLYVMTPEFGAATQLEKIDMLDFADLVAINKFDKRGALDALRDVRKQYKRNHNIFEAKDDEIPVYGTMASQFNDPGMNNLFVALMEQIKLKTGTDFKAKMELTSDQSEKIYIIPPDRIRYLAEIAEASQTYNEWVDKQSTIARKMYQLKGVIDLLSENNSPLPEGCPQDGVSKSLNATYEFFEEQLDGECKRLLRQWPETKRAHKEEFFIYKVRDKEIKQPLFYESLSKLNIPKVALPRYEDWGDILRWLLTENLPGEFPYAAGVFPLKRDGEDPTRMFAGEGGPERTNKRFHYVSLGQPAHRLSTAFDSVTLYGEDPHIRPDIYGKIGNSGVSIATLDDTKKLYSGFDLCAPSTSVSMTINGPAPMLLGFFMNAAIDQQCEKYIIENGLTEEVEAKIASIYKAKNIERPSYNGVLPEGNNGLGLMLLGVTGDQVLPADVYACIRAKAISSVRGTVQADILKEDQAQNTCIFSTEFALRMMGDIQKYFIDEKVRNFYSVSISGYHIAEAGANPISQLAFTLSNGFTFVEYYLSRGMHIDDFAPNLSFFFSNGIDPEYAVIGRVARRIWAKAIKNKYKGNDRSQKLKYHIQTSGRSLHAQEIDFNDIRTTLQALYAIYDNCNSLHTNAYDEAITTPTEESVRRAMAIQLIINRELGLAKNENPLQGAFIIEELTDLVEDAVLAEFKRINDRGGVLGAMETMYQRGKIQEESLYYETLKHTGEYPIVGVNTFLNKNGSPTIVPGEVIRATEEEKQYQISALQKFQDRNANRSADLLKQLQKSAIAGDNIFEQLMETCKICSLGQISKALYEVGGQYRRNM